In the genome of Desulfuromonas sp. DDH964, one region contains:
- a CDS encoding cupin domain-containing protein has product MPKPIINIADVELGPRPPGFAPSGSAAERFDARMGFIGPRVGAQKLVYNITAVPPGKRAFPFHNHRVNEEMVFVLQGTGEVRIGESVYPIRPGDVIALPTGGKESAHQITNTGAEELRYLAVSTKLSPEIAEYPDSGKFGVLAEFGADSEGKAQRFVFVGRADASLDYWEGE; this is encoded by the coding sequence ATGCCAAAGCCAATCATTAACATTGCCGATGTCGAGCTTGGGCCGCGCCCTCCCGGCTTCGCCCCTTCCGGATCCGCGGCAGAGAGATTCGACGCCCGGATGGGATTTATTGGCCCGCGCGTTGGCGCACAAAAACTCGTTTACAACATCACCGCTGTGCCGCCGGGGAAACGCGCATTCCCTTTTCACAACCACCGCGTCAACGAAGAGATGGTTTTTGTCCTGCAGGGGACCGGCGAAGTCCGGATCGGCGAGAGCGTCTACCCAATCCGCCCCGGTGACGTAATCGCTCTTCCTACCGGCGGAAAAGAGAGCGCCCACCAGATCACCAACACGGGGGCCGAAGAATTGCGCTATCTCGCCGTGAGTACCAAGCTCTCGCCCGAGATCGCCGAATACCCCGACTCGGGAAAATTTGGCGTCCTGGCCGAGTTCGGTGCAGACTCCGAGGGCAAGGCGCAGCGCTTTGTCTTCGTTGGTCGCGCCGACGCATCCCTCGACTACTGGGAGGGGGAGTGA
- a CDS encoding gamma-glutamylcyclotransferase family protein: MPTLHYLAYGSNMHPLRLRERCPSALPLGVVELPGMVVRDAKRSEDGSGKCTFINQPGHLAFGVLYAMDALEQPLLDRAEGLGQGYDVRPFRVSLAGVVYSPIAYVVRPSHFDLSLRPYDWYQAMVVGGARHMGMPEEYIAELDAVEAIIDLDAVRRENERARLRRMGCLR; this comes from the coding sequence ATGCCGACGCTCCATTACCTCGCCTATGGCTCCAACATGCACCCGCTGCGGTTACGCGAACGATGTCCAAGTGCGCTTCCCCTGGGGGTCGTGGAGCTGCCGGGCATGGTGGTGCGCGATGCAAAACGCAGCGAGGACGGTTCGGGGAAGTGCACCTTTATCAACCAGCCGGGGCATCTCGCCTTTGGCGTCCTCTATGCGATGGATGCATTGGAACAACCTCTCCTGGATCGGGCCGAAGGGCTGGGCCAGGGGTATGATGTTCGACCGTTCCGGGTTTCGCTGGCGGGAGTGGTCTATTCCCCCATCGCCTATGTGGTCCGGCCCTCCCACTTCGATTTGTCGCTGCGCCCCTACGACTGGTACCAGGCGATGGTCGTAGGCGGGGCGCGCCATATGGGTATGCCGGAAGAGTACATCGCCGAGTTGGACGCGGTTGAGGCCATTATTGACTTGGACGCAGTACGGCGAGAAAATGAACGGGCACGGCTGCGAAGGATGGGATGCCTGCGATAG
- a CDS encoding cytochrome C yields MFTLRKVLVGILLLAVSPVTSSFAQPAAEADAESLNRGRYLARIAGCNDCHTAGYAQSGGNIPEAQWLMGDQLGWRGPWGTTYSSNLRLYMQNFSEDQWVQIARTAQFRPPMPWFALRDMTEGDLRAIYRFVRQLGDAGAPAPSFVPPGQEPKGPFVLFPAPPSAK; encoded by the coding sequence ATGTTCACGCTACGGAAAGTGTTGGTCGGGATTTTGTTGCTTGCTGTTTCCCCGGTAACAAGCTCATTCGCGCAACCCGCGGCAGAGGCCGATGCCGAGTCCCTGAACCGCGGCAGGTATCTGGCCAGGATCGCCGGCTGTAACGACTGCCATACGGCCGGGTACGCCCAATCCGGCGGAAATATCCCGGAAGCACAATGGTTGATGGGCGACCAACTCGGCTGGCGTGGCCCCTGGGGTACGACCTATTCCAGCAACCTGCGACTCTACATGCAGAACTTTTCCGAGGACCAATGGGTCCAGATCGCCAGGACAGCCCAATTCCGGCCGCCGATGCCTTGGTTTGCCCTCCGTGACATGACTGAGGGCGACCTGCGCGCCATCTACCGCTTCGTCCGGCAGCTTGGCGACGCTGGCGCGCCGGCACCTTCCTTCGTCCCTCCCGGGCAGGAACCGAAGGGGCCATTCGTGTTGTTTCCAGCGCCGCCATCGGCAAAATGA
- a CDS encoding type II toxin-antitoxin system RelE/ParE family toxin, with protein MIASFGDKLTEALYHGTSDKDLRRLPLEIVNRTLRKLDMLNAAHDVLDLRSPPGNRLEALQGDLAGLFSIRVNDQWRIVFRWQGGNAYEVRLTDYH; from the coding sequence GTGATTGCATCATTTGGCGACAAGCTGACGGAAGCGCTGTATCACGGCACCAGCGACAAAGACCTTCGTCGGCTGCCGTTGGAAATCGTCAACCGCACCCTTCGCAAACTCGACATGCTCAATGCCGCCCACGATGTTCTGGATCTGCGCTCTCCCCCGGGTAATCGCCTGGAAGCGTTGCAGGGAGACCTTGCGGGACTGTTCAGTATCCGGGTCAACGACCAATGGCGGATCGTGTTTCGCTGGCAGGGCGGTAACGCCTACGAAGTGCGCCTGACCGATTATCACTAG
- a CDS encoding HigA family addiction module antitoxin, whose translation MIPENRIPSHPGKILKEEFLDELGVSQVAFAAHIKVPVQRVNEIVRGKRGITSDTAWLLAQALDTTPEFWLNLQGTYDLALNRPERRIEKLRMAS comes from the coding sequence ATGATCCCTGAAAACCGCATCCCGTCCCATCCCGGGAAAATCCTCAAGGAAGAGTTCCTCGACGAACTCGGCGTCAGCCAAGTTGCGTTCGCCGCGCACATCAAGGTTCCGGTTCAACGCGTCAACGAGATCGTCCGGGGCAAGCGCGGCATCACCTCGGATACCGCCTGGCTACTGGCGCAGGCTCTCGATACCACCCCCGAGTTCTGGCTCAACCTACAGGGGACTTACGACCTGGCACTGAACCGTCCGGAAAGGAGAATCGAGAAACTGCGCATGGCCAGCTGA
- a CDS encoding PspC domain-containing protein, protein MDRNLEKRKLARSRSDKMIGGVCGGIAEYFGWTPWVVRFVYVLVSILSAAFPGILIYLLLWVLMPKAEE, encoded by the coding sequence ATGGACAGGAATCTGGAAAAACGCAAACTGGCGCGGTCCCGAAGCGACAAGATGATCGGCGGGGTCTGCGGCGGGATTGCGGAATATTTTGGCTGGACCCCGTGGGTGGTGCGCTTCGTCTACGTCCTGGTGAGTATCCTCAGCGCCGCCTTTCCGGGCATCCTCATCTATCTGCTGCTCTGGGTGCTGATGCCGAAAGCCGAGGAGTAG
- a CDS encoding DUF4019 domain-containing protein, giving the protein MLSSKYRIHAMLILVALVIIFFPQFSERPPKEKAAAARTAAAAFLQQVDQDAFAASWQNAASLLKEKVTEAEWVDKLNKIRSIAGPMVTRTEDSISYSTTAKESPDGEYILLTYDTTYKARGKASEIVTVMLDKDGTWRVAGYFVK; this is encoded by the coding sequence GTGCTTTCCAGCAAGTATCGTATCCATGCCATGCTGATCCTGGTCGCCCTGGTGATCATCTTTTTTCCACAGTTCAGCGAGCGCCCCCCCAAGGAAAAGGCGGCGGCAGCGCGGACGGCGGCAGCGGCCTTCCTGCAGCAGGTCGACCAGGACGCCTTCGCCGCGAGCTGGCAGAACGCCGCCAGCCTGCTGAAAGAGAAGGTCACCGAGGCAGAGTGGGTCGACAAGCTCAACAAGATCCGCTCGATCGCCGGCCCGATGGTGACGCGGACCGAGGACTCGATCTCCTACAGCACCACGGCCAAGGAGAGCCCGGACGGGGAATATATCCTCCTCACCTACGACACCACCTACAAAGCCCGGGGGAAGGCCAGCGAGATCGTCACCGTGATGCTCGACAAGGACGGAACCTGGCGGGTTGCCGGCTACTTCGTCAAGTAA
- a CDS encoding sigma-54 interaction domain-containing protein, with amino-acid sequence MAASELQFLMDLQGPMAAIINASHNGIMILDDRGIVTCYNLAASRIFNEPTETIVGQHFSRVRPEAWPDLKRVLETGEPQLGRKITLPQATIIVNRSPIVLAGKIVGALSIFQDISAYESIISKLQGYQTLHRELEAIFESSEDGLYIADGKAVTIRVNSAYERITGLSRANLLGRNMQTLVSEQVFDCSATLEVLAKRRQVNMLQHIRGGKQVMVTGTPIFNDDDDIVLIVTNVRDITELNHLRAELDDSRLLSNRYYQSILEQEELGQMLKDMVVKSKSMVQVVHRAVKVAASDISVLLSGESGTGKTMLAKAIHQMSRRKDRPFVKINCGTIPESLIESELFGYEKGAFTGARGEGKAGLIEAAHSGTLFLDEIGELKPDLQVKLLEVIEERTFTRVGGTKPVTVDVRIIAATHRDLPEMMKNHQFREDLFYRLNVVPIEIPPLRARREDVPPLVQKFLEEFNKKNATNKRLTPTVLNTLQSFSYPGNVRQLLNILEQMAVMSENETIGAEDLPLELDSGISTDAGGGLPLSLKDALDRLEKQMIQEALKNAPTEMAAARALDIHTTTLWRKASKHGLK; translated from the coding sequence ATGGCAGCCAGTGAACTGCAATTTCTGATGGACCTGCAGGGGCCGATGGCCGCGATCATCAATGCCAGTCACAATGGCATTATGATCCTGGACGACCGGGGCATCGTCACTTGCTATAACTTGGCTGCGTCCCGGATTTTCAACGAACCGACGGAGACGATTGTCGGCCAGCATTTTTCCCGGGTTCGACCCGAGGCCTGGCCCGACCTGAAACGCGTATTGGAGACGGGCGAGCCCCAGTTGGGCCGCAAAATCACTCTTCCCCAGGCGACGATCATCGTCAATCGCAGTCCAATCGTCCTTGCTGGAAAGATTGTTGGTGCGTTGTCGATCTTCCAGGATATCTCCGCATACGAATCCATCATCTCCAAGTTACAGGGGTATCAAACCCTGCACCGCGAGTTGGAAGCCATTTTCGAGTCTTCCGAGGATGGTCTCTATATCGCCGATGGCAAGGCGGTTACTATCCGCGTCAACAGCGCTTACGAACGAATCACCGGCCTTTCCCGGGCCAATCTGCTTGGTAGAAACATGCAAACCCTGGTCTCCGAGCAGGTCTTTGACTGTTCGGCGACGCTCGAAGTTCTGGCGAAACGCCGCCAGGTCAATATGCTCCAGCATATCCGCGGGGGCAAACAGGTGATGGTGACCGGGACACCGATCTTCAACGATGACGACGACATCGTCCTGATTGTGACCAACGTTCGGGACATCACCGAGCTGAATCATCTGCGGGCCGAACTCGATGACAGCCGGCTGCTCAGCAACCGCTACTACCAGTCGATTTTGGAACAGGAAGAGCTTGGGCAGATGCTCAAGGATATGGTGGTCAAGAGCAAGTCGATGGTTCAGGTGGTTCACCGGGCAGTTAAGGTAGCAGCTTCTGACATCTCGGTCCTCCTCAGTGGTGAATCGGGTACCGGGAAGACCATGCTGGCCAAGGCGATTCACCAGATGAGCCGGCGCAAGGATCGCCCCTTCGTGAAGATCAACTGCGGAACCATCCCGGAATCACTGATCGAAAGCGAGCTTTTCGGCTATGAGAAAGGGGCATTTACCGGGGCCCGTGGCGAGGGGAAGGCCGGCTTAATCGAGGCTGCCCATAGCGGAACCCTCTTCCTCGATGAAATTGGCGAACTTAAGCCGGATCTGCAGGTCAAGTTGCTGGAGGTGATCGAGGAGCGGACGTTTACCCGCGTCGGCGGCACCAAGCCGGTGACAGTTGATGTCAGGATCATTGCCGCGACGCACCGCGACCTTCCGGAGATGATGAAGAATCACCAGTTTCGGGAAGATCTTTTCTACCGACTCAATGTGGTTCCCATCGAGATTCCGCCGCTGCGTGCCCGGCGGGAGGATGTCCCCCCGCTGGTCCAGAAGTTTCTCGAAGAATTCAATAAGAAAAACGCCACCAACAAACGCTTGACACCGACCGTTCTCAACACCCTGCAGAGCTTCTCCTACCCGGGGAATGTCCGCCAGTTGCTCAACATTCTCGAGCAGATGGCGGTCATGTCCGAGAATGAAACGATTGGAGCGGAAGACCTGCCGCTCGAACTCGACTCCGGAATTTCGACCGACGCAGGCGGCGGTTTGCCCTTGAGTCTGAAGGATGCCCTGGACCGGCTGGAAAAGCAAATGATCCAGGAAGCCCTGAAGAATGCTCCCACTGAAATGGCAGCGGCCCGGGCTCTCGATATTCATACCACCACCCTGTGGCGCAAGGCGAGTAAGCACGGCTTGAAGTAG